The following are encoded in a window of Eschrichtius robustus isolate mEscRob2 chromosome 1, mEscRob2.pri, whole genome shotgun sequence genomic DNA:
- the MINAR1 gene encoding major intrinsically disordered Notch2-binding receptor 1 has product METNQETSLVLVKILEELDSKQNTVSYQDLCKSLCARFDLSQLSKLRSVLFYTACLDPNFPATLFKDKMKCTVNNQQSKKIMVAADIVTIFNLIQMNGATAKEKLPSGRQKMRKKEASFDSGRSDTELCTAAECESLSCELSDQPFSRGYPTRQSSKCRKMDCKDCPQFVPASEPNFLLGVSKDVKNRAASLDRLQALAPYSVASPQPCEMQRTYFPMNIESESMSDQDSLPLTQGIKETFISNEEPFVVQSCVQKRNIFKEDFHNLMTVSPGLASPANKAEGEHGKPQGRKESHKTPFPNHSFEMPYNSQYLNPEYSPVPDKRRAKHESLDDLQTSTYFGPTPVMGTQEARRCPGRPGKQTPWPAKSWSLNTEEVPDFERSFFNRNPSEEKLRYPNPSSQTPNFPTPDRRPAYLMPQEQQPILPVGYAAKPNGLKSKEISSPIDLEKHEPVKKFKDKSISCTSRQLSSDTSSVGTQTEQHVLEPKKCKDLCASGQGKYSDRHAMKQSDDDSEVVSDDISDIFRFLDDMSISGSTGVVQSSCYNSTGSLSQLHKSDCDSSPEHNLTKIANGLPSSKGEKGNRPENSHHSEEELKTSVCKLVLRIGEIERKLESLSGVREEISQVLGKLNRLDEKIQQPEKVSVQIDLNSLTSEAPSDESASPRMFRAHNGSHGPKLENSADWCCSDASGSNSESLRVKALKKSLFTRPSSRSLTEENSATESKIASISNSPRDWRTITYTSRVGVGEEDVKDRGPGESKDWHRKSKEADRQYDMPPQHRLPKQPKDGFLVEQVFSPHPYPASLKAHMKNNPLYTDMRLTELAEVKRGQPSWTIEEYSRNAGEKGKLTALDLQTQESLNPNNLEYWMEDIYTPGYDSLLKRKEAEFRRAKVCKIAALIAAATCTVILVIVVPICTMKS; this is encoded by the exons ATGGAGACCAATCAGGAAACTTCCCTCGTCTTGGTGAAGATCTTGGAGGAACTGGACAGCAAGCAAAATACCGTTTCCTACCAGGACCTGTGCAAATCCCTGTGTGCCCGTTTTGATCTGTCCCAGCTCTCCAAACTGAGAAGCGTGCTCTTCTACACGGCTTGTCTCGATCCCAATTTTCCAGCCACGTTATTCAAAGACAAGATGAAATGCACCGTGAACAACCAGCAATCGAAGAAAATCATGGTGGCGGCAGATATCGTGACGATCTTCAACCTCATCCAAATGAACGGGGCTACGGCCAAGGAGAAGCTCCCCAGTGGCCGGCAGAAGATGCGCAAGAAGGAGGCGTCCTTTGACTCGGGCCGCTCGGACACGGAGCTCTGCACCGCGGCCGAGTGTGAGTCCCTCAGCTGCGAGCTGAGTGACCAGCCTTTCAGCCGGGGCTACCCCACCCGCCAGTCTTCCAAGTGCCGCAAGATGGATTGCAAGGACTGCCCGCAGTTTGTACCTGCCTCCGAGCCCAACTTCCTGCTGGGGGTCAGCAAAGATGTGAAGAACCGGGCGGCTTCCCTGGACAGGCTGCAGGCTCTGGCCCCGTACTCGGTGGCCAGCCCTCAGCCCTGCGAGATGCAGAGAACCTACTTCCCCATGAACATCGAGAGCGAGTCCATGTCCGATCAGGACTCCCTGCCCCTCACCCAGGGCATCAAGGAGACTTTCATTTCTAACGAGGAGCCCTTCGTGGTCCAGTCCTGCGTCCAGAAAAGGAACATCTTCAAAGAGGACTTTCACAACCTGATGACTGTGTCCCCCGGGTTGGCCAGCCCCGCTAACAAGGCTGAGGGCGAGCACGGGAAACCCCAGGGCCGAAAGGAGTCCCACAAGACACCCTTCCCCAATCACAGCTTTGAGATGCCCTACAACAGCCAGTACCTGAATCCCGAGTACTCCCCTGTTCCTGACAAAAGGCGGGCAAAGCACGAAAGCTTAGATGACCTTCAAACCTCCACGTATTTTGGACCCACTCCAGTGATGGGGACCCAGGAGGCCAGGCGCTGTCCGGGGAGGCCGGGCAAGCAGACCCCCTGGCCGGCCAAAAGCTGGAGCCTAAACACCGAAGAAGTTCCTGACTTTGAACGGTCCTTTTTCAATAGAAATCCCTCCGAGGAGAAGCTCCGCTATCCAAATCCCAGCAGCCAGACCCCCAACTTCCCAACCCCGGACAGGCGCCCAGCTTACCTCATGCCGCAGGAGCAACAGCCAATTCTCCCCGTCGGCTACGCGGCCAAGCCAAACGGGCTCAAATCTAAAGAGATCTCGTCCCCCATTGACCTGGAGAAGCATGAACCGGTCAAAAAGTTTAAAGACAAGAGCATTAGCTGCACCAGCAGGCAGCTCAGCTCAGACACCAGTAGCGTGGGCACCCAGACCGAGCAGCACGTCCTGGAGCCCAAGAAATGCAAAGACTTGTGTGCCTCTGGGCAGGGCAAGTACAGTGACAGGCACGCCATGAAGCAGTCAGATGACGACTCGGAAGTTGTCAGTGATGACATCAGTGACATTTTCCGATTTCTTGACGACATGAGCATCAGTGGCTCGACGGGAGTGGTACAGTCATCCTGCTACAACAGCACAGGATCTTTGTCTCAGCTTCACAAGTCGGACTGTGACAGTTCACCAGAGCACAACCTAACCAAAATCGCCAACGGGCTCCCCAGCAGCAAAGGAGAAAAGGGCAACCGGCCTGAAAACAGTCACCACTCGGAAGAGGAGTTGAAGACCAGCGTGTGCAAACTGGTCCTCAGGATCGGTGAAATTGAACGGAAGCTCGAATCGCTGTCGGGTGTCCGCGAGGAGATCTCCCAGGTCCTGGGCAAGCTCAATAGACTGGATGAGAAGATACAGCAGCCCGAGAAGGTGAGTGTGCAGATAGATCTGAATTCCTTGACCAGCGAGGCTCCATCCGATGAGAGCGCCTCTCCCCGGATGTTCCGTGCACACAATGGCTCCCACGGGCCCAAACTGGAGAACTCGGCCGACTGGTGCTGCTCAGACGCCAGCGGAAGCAACAGCGAAAGCCTTCGTGTCAAGGCGTTAAAAAAAAGCCTCTTCACCAGGCCATCCTCCAGGTCCCTGACGGAGGAGAACAGCGCCACAGAATCCAAAATCGCCAGCATCTCCAATTCGCCCAGGGACTGGCGCACCATCACTTACACCAGCCGCGTGGGCGTTGGAGAGGAGGATGTCAAAGACAGAGGCCCTGGGGAGAGTAAGGACTGGCATCGAAAATCTAAAGAG GCAGACAGGCAGTATGACATGCCCCCGCAGCACCGACTGCCCAAGCAGCCCAAAGACGGCTTCCTGGTGGAGCAGGTGTTCAGCCCTCACCCCTACCCCGCCTCCCTCAAGGCCCACATGAAGAACAACCCTCTGTACACAGACATGCGGCTGACGGAGTTGGCGGAGGTGAAGCGGGGCCAGCCCTCCTGGACCATCGAGGAGTATTCTCGCAACGCGGGCGAGAAGGGCAAGCTGACAGCCCTGGACCTGCAG ACTCAAGAATCTTTAAACCCAAACAACTTAGAATACTGGATGGAAGATATTTATACTCCAGGCTACGACTCATtactaaaaaggaaagaagccGAGTTCAGACGAGCCAAGGTCTGCAAGATTGCTGCTCTGATCGCTGCAGCCACGTGCACAGTCATTCTGGTCATCGTCGTGCCCATCTGCACAATGAAATCATGA